A stretch of Gorilla gorilla gorilla isolate KB3781 chromosome 9, NHGRI_mGorGor1-v2.1_pri, whole genome shotgun sequence DNA encodes these proteins:
- the LOC101144761 gene encoding LOW QUALITY PROTEIN: macrophage-expressed gene 1 protein-like (The sequence of the model RefSeq protein was modified relative to this genomic sequence to represent the inferred CDS: inserted 1 base in 1 codon; substituted 2 bases at 2 genomic stop codons), with translation MGVVEAGCFSKDDVVICLCVSSKRKLVLESQETAVGENIKHQVQESEKKEKTNFLVEEANSFRAAILFWTVAAWVTSGKPLGETDEVGFQKCNDAWKLPILEVLSGGGWDNLRNVDMGWVMDLTYTNCRTTEDGQYIISDEILTIPQKQSNLEINSEILESWVNYQRSISYYINTDFCLYSKVNAKFSAEFQRMKTLQVKDKAITTRVQVRNLVYTVKINPTLELSSGFRKELLDISDRLENNQTRMATYLAELLVLNYGTHVITSVNAGAALIQEDHIKASFFQDSQSSRSAATASAGLAFQNTVNFTFEENHTSQNVLTKSYLSNXTNSRVQSTGGVPFYPGITLQAWQQGITNHLVAIDRSGLPLHFFINPNMLPDLPGPLVKKVSKTVETAVKRYYTFNTNPGCTDLNSPYFNFQANTDDVSCEGKMTNFSFSGVYQKCSQFSGNKNVVLCPKLEQKNPLTGDFSCPSGCSSVHLLSKTCEECYNHLECHEKCTLLVFCKTVCEDVFQVAKGEFRAFWCVASSQVPDNSGLLFSGLFNSKSINPMTNAQSCPTGYFPWRLFENLKVCISQDYELGSRFAVPFGGFFSCTVGNPXVVPATSKDLGAPCLKKCPRGFSQHLALISNGCQVSYCVKAGLFTEKFLPPASLLPFTQPPLMSEADANTVIVTSSENVRSXIKDSQTHQWRLGEPLELRSTMSAIHRDGGGLSGGATAGIVVGATTILAVVITLAIYGTRKFKKRGYLAFWKRQSLVPGTAATGDNPDQEQGQSPA, from the exons ATGGGTGTGGTGGAGGCAGGGTGTTTCAGTAAGGATGATGTTGTCATTTGCCTCTGTGTTTCCAGTAAAAGGAAACTGGTATTGGAGTCCCAGGAAACAGCAGTCGGggaaaatataaaacatcaaGTCCAAGagagtgagaaaaaagaaaagacaaacttTCTGGTGGAGGAAGCA AACAGCTTCAGGGCTGCCATCCTTTTCTGGACAGTGGCAGCATGGGTTACATCAGGCAAGCCTTTGGGAGAGACAGATGAAGTTGGATTTCAAAAATGCAATGATGCCTGGAAACTGCCTATCCTGGAAGTCCTATCTGGAGGGGGCTGGGACAATCTGCGGAATGTGGATATGGGATGGGTGATGGACTTGACTTACACCAACTGCAGGACAACTGAGGATGGACAGTATATCATCTCTGATGAAATCCTCACCATTCCCCAGAAACAGAGCAACCTGGAGATCAACTCAGAAATCCTGGAATCTTGGGTTAATTACCAGAGAAGTATCTCCTACtacatcaacacagatttctgTCTTTATTCCAAAGTCAATGCCAAGTTCTCTGCTGAGTTCCAGAGAATGAAAACACTTCAAGTGAAGGACAAAGCTATAACTACCCGAGTTCAGGTTAGaaaccttgtctacacagtcaaAATCAACCCAACTTTAGAGCTAAGCTCAGGTTTTAGGAAGGAGCTCCTTGACATCTCTGACCGTCTAGAGAACAACCAGACAAGGATGGCCACCTACCTGGCAGAACTCCTGGTGCTCAACTATGGCACCCATGTCATCACCAGTGTCAACGCTGGGGCTGCTCTTATTCAGGAGGACCACATCAAGGCCTCCTTCTTCCAAGACAGCCAGAGCAGTCGTAGTGCCGCGACCGCCTCTGCTGGACTTGCCTTCCAAAACACTGTGAACTTCACATTTGAGGAAAACCATACCTCGCAGAATGTCCTCACCAAGAGCTACCTCTCAAACTGAACCAACTCCAGGGTGCAGAGCACTGGAGGGGTTCCTTTTTACCCAGGCATCACCCTCCAGGCCTGGCAGCAGGGTATCACCAACCACCTGGTGGCCATCGACCGCTCTGGCCTGCCGCTGCATTTCTTCATCAACCCCAACATGCTGCCTGACTTGCCAGGCCCCCTGGTGAAGAAGGTGTCAAAGACGGTGGAAACTGCTGTGAAACGCTATTACACATTCAATACCAACCCTGGCTGCACAGATCTCAATTCTCCCTACTTCAATTTTCAGGCCAACACTGATGATGTCTCCTGCGAAGGGAAAATGACCAACTTCTCTTTCAGTGGGGTTTATCAGAAATGCAGCCAGTTCTCAGGGAATAAAAATGTTGTTCTCTGCCCAAAGTTGGAGCAGAAGAATCCACTCACTGGTGATTTCTCCTGCCCCTCTGGCTGCTCCTCGGTGCACCTGCTATCCAAGACTTGCGAGGAGTGTTACAACCACCTGGAGTGTCATGAGAAGTGCACCCTCCTTGTCTTCTGCAAGACCGTGTGTGAAGATGTGTTCCAGGTGGCAAAGGGTGAATTTAGGGCTTTTTGGTGTGTGGCCAGTAGCCAAGTGCCTGACAACTCAGGACTGCTTTTCAGCGGCCTCTTCAACAGCAAGAGCATAAACCCCATGACAAATGCACAGTCATGCCCAACTGGCTACTTTCCATGGAGACTCTTTGAAAACCTCAAGGTATGCATTTCCCAGGACTATGAGTTGGGAAGCAGGTTTGCGGTCCCTTTTGGTGGGTTCTTCAGCTGCACAGTTGGGAACC TGGTGGTTCCAGCCACATCCAAAGATTTAGGGGCACCTTGCCTGAAAAAGTGTCCGAGAGGCTTCAGCCAGCACCTAGCCCTCATCAGCAATGGATGCCAAGTGTCCTACTGTGTCAAGGCTgggctctttacagaaaagttCCTTCCCCCTGCTAGTCTCCTGCCTTTCACCCAGCCGCCCCTTATGAGTGAGGCTGATGCCAACACTGTCATAGTGACCAGTTCTGAGAATGTGAGATCCTAGATTAAAGATTCCCAGACCCACCAGTGGAGGCTGGGAGAACCATTAGAGCTGCGCAGCACCATGAGTGCCATCCATAGGGATGGTGGTGGTCTGTCAGGAGGGGCTACGGCTGGTATCGTAGTGGGAGCCACCACCATTCTGGCTGTTGTCATCACCCTGGCCATCTATGGCACCCGGAAATTCAAGAAGAGGGGATACTTGGCATTTTGGAAGAGGCAGAGTTTGGTTCCAGGCACTGCAGCAACTGGAGACAATCCTGACCAAGAGCAGGGACAGAGTCCAGCTTAA